The Kluyvera intermedia genome window below encodes:
- the hmpA gene encoding NO-inducible flavohemoprotein encodes MLDAQTIATVKATIPLLVETGPKLTAHFYDRMFAHNPELKEIFNMSNQRNGDQREALFNAIAAYASNIDNLAALLPAVEKIAQKHTSFQIKPEQYDIVGGHLLATLDEMFSPGQEVLDAWGKAYGVLAGVFINREAQIYQESANKTGGWEGTRAFRIVKKTPRSALITSFEMEPVDGQPVADYRPGQYLAVWLKPEDFEFQEIRQYSLTRTPDSKGYRIAVKREDGGQVSSWLHNHASEGDTVHLAAPAGDFFMDVATDTPVSLISAGVGQTPMLAMLDTLAKNNHSAQVNWFHAAENGDVHAFADEVSELGRSLPNFTAHTWYREPTTTDQEKGAFDSTGLMDLNRVEGAISDPAMQFYLCGPVGFMQFAAKQLVGLGVKNENIHYECFGPHKVL; translated from the coding sequence ATGTTAGACGCTCAAACCATCGCTACCGTAAAAGCCACTATCCCTCTATTGGTTGAAACCGGCCCAAAACTGACCGCCCACTTTTATGACCGGATGTTTGCCCATAATCCGGAACTGAAAGAGATTTTCAATATGAGCAACCAACGCAACGGCGACCAACGTGAAGCGCTGTTCAACGCGATTGCCGCTTACGCCAGCAATATTGATAATCTGGCTGCCCTGCTGCCTGCGGTTGAAAAAATTGCCCAGAAGCACACTAGCTTCCAGATTAAACCCGAGCAATACGACATCGTAGGCGGGCACCTGCTGGCAACGCTGGATGAAATGTTCAGCCCGGGCCAGGAAGTGCTGGATGCATGGGGCAAAGCTTACGGTGTACTGGCAGGCGTATTCATTAACCGTGAAGCGCAGATCTACCAGGAAAGTGCGAACAAAACAGGTGGTTGGGAAGGCACCCGGGCGTTCCGTATAGTGAAGAAAACGCCACGTAGCGCGCTTATTACCAGCTTCGAGATGGAGCCGGTCGACGGTCAGCCGGTTGCCGACTATCGTCCTGGACAATATCTGGCCGTCTGGCTGAAACCTGAGGATTTTGAATTCCAGGAAATTCGTCAGTACTCACTGACCCGTACTCCAGATAGCAAAGGCTACCGGATTGCGGTGAAACGTGAAGATGGCGGCCAGGTGTCTAGCTGGTTGCACAACCATGCCAGCGAAGGCGATACCGTTCATCTGGCGGCGCCTGCCGGTGATTTCTTTATGGATGTGGCAACCGATACTCCAGTGTCGCTGATTTCCGCCGGTGTCGGCCAGACGCCAATGCTGGCGATGCTTGATACGCTGGCGAAAAACAACCATAGCGCGCAGGTTAACTGGTTCCACGCGGCAGAAAATGGCGATGTGCATGCTTTTGCTGACGAAGTCAGCGAGCTGGGTCGTTCACTGCCGAACTTTACCGCGCACACTTGGTATCGTGAACCGACCACAACCGATCAGGAAAAAGGCGCGTTCGATAGCACGGGTCTGATGGATTTGAATCGAGTGGAAGGGGCAATCAGCGACCCGGCGATGCAGTTCTATCTGTGCGGTCCGGTCGGTTTTATGCAGTTTGCGGCAAAACAGCTGGTGGGATTAGGGGTGAAGAACGAGAACATTCATTACGAGTGTTTTGGCCCGCATAAAGTCCTGTAA
- the purL gene encoding phosphoribosylformylglycinamidine synthase, translating to MMEILRGSPALSAFRINKLLTRFQAANLPVSNIYAEYVHFADLEAPLNEEEQSRLSRLLQYGPSLNSHTPTGKLLLVTPRPGTISPWSSKATDIAHNCGLPQVLRLERGVAYYLDAPDLTAVQANAVAAELHDRMMESVFGSLQDAQKLFAHHQPAPVTSIDLLGQGRQALIEANIRLGLALADDEIDYLQDAFSKLGRNPNDIELYMFAQANSEHCRHKIFNADWIIDGQEQPKSLFKMIKNTFETTPDHVLSAYKDNAAVMEGSEVGRYFADHATGRYDFHQEPTHILMKVETHNHPTAISPWPGAATGSGGEIRDEGATGRGAKPKAGLVGFSVSNLRIPGFEQPWEEDFGKPDRIVTALDIMTDGPLGGAAFNNEFGRPALTGYFRTYEEKVNSHNGEELRGYHKPVMLAGGIGNIRADHVQKGEIVVGAKLIVLGGPAMNIGLGGGAASSMASGQSDADLDFASVQRDNPEMERRCQEVIDRCWQLGDANPILFIHDVGAGGLSNAMPELVSDGGRGGKFELRDILSDEPGMSPLEIWCNESQERYVLAVSADQLPLFDELCKRERAPYAVIGEATEELHLSMNDSHFDNQPIDLPLDVLLGKTPKMTRDVQTLKAKGEQLARENISLADAVNRVLHLPTVAEKTFLVTIGDRTVTGMVARDQMVGPWQIPVANCAVTTASLDSYYGEAMAIGERAPVALLDFAASARLAVGEALTNIAATQIGDIKQIKLSANWMSAAGHPGEDAGLYEAVKAIGEELCPELGLTIPVGKDSMSMKTRWQEGNEQREMTSPLSLVITAFARVEDVRHTITPELSTDDNALLLIDLGKGHNTLGATALAQVYRQLGDKPADVRDVAQLKGFYDAIQTLVAERKLLAYHDRSDGGLLVTLAEMAFAGHCGIEADIAALGDDRLAALFTEELGAVIQVRAADREAVEAILTASGLADCVHYLGQAVAGDRFTLTANGQPVFSESRTTLRMWWAETTWQMQRLRDNPECADQEHQAKANDNDPGLNVKLNFDINADIAAPYIATGARPKVAVLREQGVNSHVEMAAAFHRAGFDAIDVHMSDLLAGRTGLDAFDALVACGGFSYGDVLGAGEGWAKSILFNNRVRDEFATFFHRPQTLALGVCNGCQMMSNLRELIPGSDLWPRFVRNHSDRFEARFSLVEVASSPSLLLAGMEGSRMPIAVSHGEGHVEVRDAAHLAALESKGLVALRFVDNFGKVTETYPANPNGSPNGITAVTSESGRVTIMMPHPERVFRTVANSWHPENWGEDSPWMRIFRNARKQLG from the coding sequence ATGATGGAAATTCTGCGTGGTTCGCCTGCACTGTCTGCATTTCGCATTAACAAACTGCTGACGCGTTTTCAGGCAGCCAACCTCCCGGTAAGCAATATATACGCTGAGTATGTCCATTTTGCCGACCTGGAAGCGCCGCTAAATGAAGAAGAGCAGTCCAGGCTTTCGCGACTGTTGCAGTATGGCCCAAGCCTCAACAGCCATACACCGACCGGTAAACTGCTGCTCGTCACTCCCCGCCCTGGCACTATCTCTCCCTGGTCTTCGAAAGCTACTGACATTGCTCATAACTGCGGCCTGCCACAGGTTCTGCGTTTAGAGCGCGGCGTAGCGTATTACCTCGATGCTCCTGACCTGACCGCTGTACAAGCGAATGCTGTGGCGGCAGAACTGCACGACCGCATGATGGAGAGCGTATTTGGCTCCCTGCAGGATGCCCAAAAACTGTTTGCTCACCATCAACCCGCTCCGGTCACCAGTATTGATCTGCTGGGGCAGGGACGTCAGGCGCTCATTGAGGCCAATATCCGCCTTGGCCTGGCGCTGGCTGATGATGAAATTGATTACCTGCAAGATGCGTTTAGCAAGCTGGGGCGCAACCCGAACGACATCGAGCTGTACATGTTTGCGCAGGCCAACTCCGAACACTGTCGCCACAAAATCTTCAACGCCGACTGGATTATCGACGGTCAAGAACAGCCGAAGTCGCTGTTTAAAATGATTAAAAACACCTTCGAAACCACGCCGGATCACGTGCTGTCAGCGTACAAAGATAACGCCGCCGTGATGGAAGGTTCCGAAGTGGGTCGCTACTTTGCCGATCACGCCACCGGCCGCTACGATTTCCATCAGGAGCCAACGCATATCCTGATGAAAGTGGAAACCCATAACCACCCGACCGCTATCTCGCCATGGCCAGGTGCGGCAACCGGCTCTGGCGGCGAAATCCGTGACGAAGGCGCTACCGGGCGCGGTGCGAAACCGAAAGCCGGGCTGGTGGGCTTCTCCGTATCTAACCTGCGTATTCCAGGCTTTGAACAGCCGTGGGAAGAAGATTTCGGCAAACCTGACCGTATCGTTACTGCGCTGGATATCATGACCGACGGCCCGCTGGGAGGCGCTGCGTTTAACAACGAATTTGGTCGTCCGGCGCTGACCGGCTACTTCCGTACCTATGAAGAGAAAGTGAACAGCCACAACGGCGAAGAGCTGCGCGGCTATCACAAACCGGTCATGCTGGCGGGCGGGATCGGCAACATACGCGCCGATCATGTGCAGAAAGGCGAGATCGTGGTGGGCGCAAAACTGATCGTCCTCGGCGGCCCGGCCATGAACATCGGTCTGGGCGGCGGTGCAGCCTCTTCAATGGCTTCCGGCCAGTCTGACGCTGACCTCGACTTTGCCTCCGTCCAGCGCGACAACCCGGAAATGGAACGTCGCTGCCAGGAAGTTATCGACCGCTGCTGGCAGTTGGGCGATGCGAACCCGATTCTGTTTATCCATGACGTCGGCGCAGGCGGCCTGTCTAACGCTATGCCGGAACTGGTGAGCGACGGTGGGCGCGGCGGTAAGTTTGAACTGCGCGACATCTTAAGCGATGAGCCTGGCATGAGCCCGCTGGAAATCTGGTGTAACGAATCTCAGGAGCGCTATGTACTGGCGGTGTCTGCGGACCAGTTGCCGCTGTTTGACGAATTGTGCAAACGCGAGCGTGCGCCTTATGCGGTGATTGGTGAAGCGACCGAAGAGCTTCATCTTTCCATGAACGACAGCCATTTTGACAATCAGCCTATTGACCTGCCGCTGGACGTGCTGCTGGGCAAAACGCCGAAAATGACCCGCGACGTGCAGACCCTGAAAGCCAAAGGCGAGCAGCTGGCGCGTGAGAATATTTCTCTGGCCGATGCGGTGAACCGCGTGTTGCACCTGCCGACCGTGGCTGAAAAAACCTTCCTTGTTACCATCGGCGACCGTACCGTTACCGGCATGGTAGCGCGTGACCAGATGGTCGGCCCGTGGCAGATTCCAGTGGCTAACTGTGCGGTCACCACCGCCAGCCTTGATAGCTACTACGGTGAAGCCATGGCGATTGGCGAACGTGCGCCGGTCGCTCTGCTGGACTTCGCGGCTTCCGCCCGTCTGGCGGTCGGCGAAGCGCTGACTAACATTGCCGCTACCCAGATTGGCGACATTAAACAGATTAAGCTCTCTGCTAACTGGATGTCTGCTGCCGGTCACCCGGGCGAAGATGCTGGCCTCTACGAAGCGGTAAAAGCGATTGGTGAAGAACTATGTCCTGAGCTGGGCCTGACTATCCCGGTGGGCAAAGACTCCATGTCGATGAAAACCCGCTGGCAGGAAGGTAATGAGCAGCGTGAGATGACTTCACCGCTGTCGCTGGTGATTACCGCCTTTGCCCGTGTCGAGGACGTGCGTCATACCATCACTCCAGAGCTCTCCACGGATGATAACGCCTTGTTGCTTATCGACCTGGGTAAAGGTCACAACACGCTGGGCGCCACCGCGCTGGCGCAGGTTTATCGTCAACTGGGCGACAAACCTGCGGACGTGCGTGACGTTGCGCAGTTGAAAGGTTTCTACGATGCCATTCAGACGTTGGTGGCCGAACGTAAGCTGCTGGCCTACCACGACCGTTCCGATGGTGGCCTGCTGGTTACCCTGGCTGAGATGGCATTTGCCGGTCACTGTGGCATCGAAGCTGATATCGCTGCTTTGGGCGACGATCGTCTGGCGGCACTGTTTACCGAAGAACTGGGCGCCGTGATTCAGGTTCGTGCAGCGGATCGTGAAGCCGTCGAAGCGATTCTGACCGCAAGCGGTCTGGCTGACTGCGTACATTACCTCGGTCAAGCGGTCGCGGGTGACCGCTTCACGCTGACTGCCAACGGCCAGCCGGTGTTCAGCGAAAGCCGTACTACGCTGCGTATGTGGTGGGCAGAAACCACCTGGCAAATGCAGCGCCTTCGCGACAACCCGGAATGTGCTGACCAGGAACACCAGGCGAAAGCTAACGATAACGATCCGGGCCTCAATGTTAAGCTGAACTTCGATATCAATGCGGATATCGCGGCACCTTACATTGCGACCGGTGCGCGCCCAAAAGTGGCCGTACTGCGTGAGCAGGGCGTGAACTCCCACGTCGAAATGGCAGCCGCCTTCCACCGTGCGGGCTTTGACGCTATCGACGTGCATATGAGTGACCTGTTAGCGGGGCGCACTGGCCTTGACGCATTCGATGCGCTGGTGGCCTGTGGCGGCTTCTCCTACGGCGACGTACTGGGCGCGGGCGAAGGGTGGGCAAAATCCATTCTGTTCAACAACCGCGTGCGCGATGAGTTTGCCACCTTCTTCCATCGTCCACAGACGCTGGCGCTGGGCGTATGTAACGGCTGTCAGATGATGTCTAACCTGCGTGAACTGATCCCGGGCAGCGACCTGTGGCCGCGCTTTGTGCGTAACCACTCTGACCGCTTTGAAGCGCGCTTTAGCCTGGTTGAAGTGGCATCCAGTCCATCGCTGCTGCTTGCTGGCATGGAAGGTTCGCGCATGCCAATCGCCGTTTCCCACGGCGAAGGCCATGTCGAAGTCCGCGATGCGGCTCACCTGGCGGCACTTGAAAGTAAAGGTCTGGTGGCGCTGCGCTTCGTGGATAACTTCGGTAAAGTCACCGAAACTTACCCGGCTAACCCGAACGGCTCGCCAAACGGTATCACCGCCGTCACCAGCGAAAGCGGTCGCGTAACCATCATGATGCCGCACCCGGAACGCGTATTCCGCACGGTGGCTAACTCCTGGCACCCGGAAAACTGGGGCGAGGATAGCCCGTGGATGCGCATCTTCCGCAATGCGCGTAAACAGCTCGGCTAA
- the qseG gene encoding two-component system QseEF-associated lipoprotein QseG has translation MRQLLARTGLQQRPWRSGLFGLACLVLSGCNTTSTPHNADSGAGENEPHQQVADYLSTDCDDIWSFGGDAAENNPLYWLRGMDCGDRLAAAEARARANQLTTATWQQAFKRGILLANAKITPGERRRMVNDIDALSAQIPVRIRPLYQVWRDAQGLQLSLAEERQRYTKLQESNDTQLDALRLQQQELQTELDLTTRKLQNLTDIERQLSSRKPGADMSHGGASDEDKHDEP, from the coding sequence ATGCGGCAACTTTTAGCACGAACTGGTCTGCAACAGCGGCCGTGGCGTAGCGGGTTATTTGGCCTCGCCTGCCTGGTGCTGTCCGGCTGCAACACCACGTCGACGCCACACAATGCCGATTCCGGTGCTGGCGAAAATGAACCTCACCAGCAGGTGGCCGATTATTTGTCGACCGACTGTGACGATATCTGGTCGTTCGGTGGTGACGCCGCCGAAAATAATCCGCTCTACTGGCTACGAGGCATGGATTGTGGTGATCGCCTTGCCGCCGCCGAGGCCCGCGCCAGAGCCAATCAGTTGACGACTGCAACCTGGCAACAAGCTTTTAAGCGCGGCATTCTGCTGGCAAACGCTAAGATCACCCCCGGTGAACGGCGGCGGATGGTCAATGATATCGATGCGCTCAGCGCGCAAATTCCTGTGCGTATTCGTCCACTCTACCAGGTCTGGCGCGATGCTCAAGGGCTGCAACTTTCGCTGGCTGAAGAGCGGCAGCGCTATACGAAATTACAGGAAAGCAACGACACGCAACTCGATGCGCTGCGCTTGCAACAGCAAGAGTTACAGACTGAGTTGGATCTGACCACCCGCAAACTGCAAAATCTGACGGACATTGAACGTCAGCTCTCCAGTCGTAAACCGGGGGCGGATATGTCCCACGGCGGCGCATCTGACGAGGATAAACATGACGAACCGTAA
- the glrR gene encoding two-component system response regulator GlrR produces the protein MTNRKPAHLLLVDDDPGLLKLLGMRLSSEGYRVVTAESGQQGLRVLAKERIDLVISDLRMDEMDGLQLFSEIQKVQPGMPVIILTAHGSIPDAVAATQQGVFSFLTKPVDKDALYKAIDEALERSSPAMDEQWREAIVTRSPLMLRLLEQAQMVAQSDVSVLINGQSGTGKEILAQAIHNASPRHAKPFVAINCGALPEQLLESELFGHARGAFTGAVSQREGLFQAAEGGTLFLDEIGDMPAPLQVKLLRVLQERKVRPLGSNKDLDINVRIVSATHRDLPKAMARGEFREDLFYRLNVVNLKIPTLAERTEDIPLLANYLLRQAADRHKPFVRAFSTDAMKRLMAANWPGNVRQLVNVIEQCVALTSSPVISDALVEQALEGENTALPTFVEARNQFELNYLRKLLQITKGNVTHAARMAGRNRTEFYKLLSRHELDANDFKE, from the coding sequence ATGACGAACCGTAAACCCGCACACCTGCTGCTGGTGGATGACGATCCCGGCTTGTTAAAACTGCTGGGAATGCGCCTTTCAAGCGAAGGCTACCGCGTGGTGACGGCGGAAAGCGGTCAACAGGGACTTCGGGTGCTGGCGAAAGAGCGCATCGATCTGGTGATTAGCGACCTGCGCATGGATGAGATGGACGGTCTGCAGTTATTCAGCGAAATCCAGAAAGTGCAGCCGGGTATGCCGGTTATCATCCTCACCGCCCACGGCTCTATTCCTGACGCGGTCGCTGCTACCCAGCAGGGCGTATTCAGCTTCCTGACCAAACCGGTCGATAAAGACGCGCTGTATAAAGCGATTGATGAAGCGTTAGAACGCTCTTCTCCGGCGATGGATGAACAGTGGCGCGAGGCGATTGTTACCCGCAGCCCGTTGATGCTACGGTTGCTGGAGCAAGCGCAGATGGTAGCGCAGTCTGACGTTAGCGTGTTGATAAACGGCCAGAGCGGCACTGGCAAAGAGATTCTGGCGCAGGCCATCCACAACGCCAGTCCGCGCCATGCGAAGCCGTTTGTCGCCATTAACTGCGGCGCTTTGCCGGAACAATTGCTGGAGTCGGAACTGTTTGGCCATGCCCGCGGAGCGTTTACCGGCGCGGTAAGCCAGCGCGAAGGGCTATTTCAGGCTGCGGAAGGCGGTACGCTATTTCTCGATGAAATTGGTGATATGCCCGCGCCGTTGCAGGTGAAACTGCTGCGTGTTTTGCAGGAACGTAAAGTCCGTCCGTTGGGCAGTAACAAAGATTTAGACATTAATGTTCGAATTGTCTCCGCCACTCACCGCGACTTGCCTAAAGCTATGGCGCGGGGCGAGTTTCGCGAAGATCTCTTTTACCGTCTGAACGTGGTTAATCTGAAGATCCCAACCCTTGCCGAACGTACAGAGGATATTCCGCTGCTGGCGAACTATCTGCTGCGCCAGGCGGCCGATCGCCACAAGCCTTTTGTTCGCGCGTTTTCCACAGATGCTATGAAACGGCTGATGGCGGCTAACTGGCCAGGCAACGTGCGCCAGCTGGTTAACGTTATCGAACAATGCGTTGCGCTAACCTCCTCACCGGTCATCAGCGATGCGCTGGTCGAGCAGGCGCTGGAAGGGGAGAATACGGCACTTCCGACCTTCGTCGAGGCGCGTAATCAGTTTGAGCTCAACTATTTACGCAAGCTGCTGCAAATCACCAAAGGCAACGTTACCCATGCCGCCAGAATGGCCGGACGCAACCGCACCGAGTTCTATAAATTACTCTCGCGCCATGAACTGGATGCTAACGATTTTAAAGAGTAG
- a CDS encoding DoxX family protein, with product MNSLRYFDFGASRDLILLIARIALVLLFILSGYPKMLNFDGTVQYMAATGAPMPSLAAIIAIVMEVPAVILVILGFFTRPLAVIFVFYTLGTAVIGHHYWDMTGDAVMPNMINFYKNISIAGGFLLLAVVGPGRISLDRR from the coding sequence ATGAACTCACTTCGTTATTTTGATTTCGGGGCATCACGCGACCTCATATTGCTGATTGCTCGCATTGCCCTGGTGCTGCTGTTTATCCTCTCCGGCTATCCGAAAATGCTCAACTTCGATGGCACGGTGCAATATATGGCCGCAACCGGCGCACCAATGCCTTCACTGGCGGCAATTATTGCGATTGTGATGGAGGTTCCGGCAGTTATTCTGGTTATCCTGGGCTTTTTCACCCGTCCGCTGGCGGTGATTTTTGTTTTCTACACCTTGGGGACTGCGGTTATCGGTCACCATTACTGGGATATGACCGGCGATGCGGTGATGCCAAATATGATTAACTTCTATAAGAACATCAGTATTGCAGGCGGATTCTTACTGCTAGCGGTTGTCGGGCCGGGAAGGATTTCACTGGATAGACGTTAA
- the chiQ gene encoding ChiQ/YbfN family lipoprotein, with the protein MKPLFPLIVILTLAGCANSQPAPQSHSDNEAVSSLDYQECIQAAISGNGQASSAKCDPILKAPR; encoded by the coding sequence ATGAAACCTCTATTCCCTTTAATTGTTATTCTGACTCTGGCAGGCTGCGCCAATAGCCAACCTGCGCCACAGTCGCACAGCGACAATGAAGCCGTCTCATCATTGGATTATCAGGAATGCATTCAGGCGGCCATCAGCGGAAACGGTCAGGCCAGCAGCGCGAAGTGCGATCCGATCCTCAAAGCCCCACGCTAA
- the glnB gene encoding nitrogen regulatory protein P-II, translated as MKKIDAIIKPFKLDDVREALAEVGITGMTVTEVKGFGRQKGHTELYRGAEYMVDFLPKVKIEIVVTDDIVDTCVDTIIRTAQTGKIGDGKIFVFDVARVVRIRTGEEDDAAI; from the coding sequence ATGAAAAAAATTGATGCGATTATTAAACCCTTCAAACTTGATGACGTACGTGAAGCGCTGGCGGAAGTTGGCATTACCGGGATGACGGTAACGGAAGTGAAAGGCTTTGGTCGTCAGAAAGGTCACACCGAACTTTACCGTGGCGCGGAGTACATGGTCGACTTTCTGCCGAAGGTGAAAATTGAAATCGTGGTGACCGACGATATCGTCGATACCTGTGTCGATACCATTATCCGCACTGCGCAGACCGGTAAAATCGGTGATGGCAAAATATTTGTCTTCGACGTGGCGCGCGTAGTACGTATCCGTACCGGTGAAGAAGACGACGCGGCTATCTAA
- a CDS encoding sensor histidine kinase, whose product MKRLSLFPRSLRQLVTLAFLLILLPLLVLAWQAWQSLNILSAQAEQTNRTTLIDSRRSEAMASVALDMERSYRQYCVLDDPTLAKVYQTQRKRYGEMLEAHAGVLPDDALYQRLRQNLQELAELDCTNSGPQKAAAENLAAFSTANGELVQATRTVVFSRGQQLQQAIAERGQFFGWQALVLFLVSLVMMLLFTRMIIGPVKGIERMINRLGEGQTLEGEIMFRGPRELRSVGRRIVWLSERLSWLESQRHQFLRHLSHELKTPLASMREGTELLADQVVGPLNAEQKEVVAILDSSSRNLQTLIEQLLDYNRKLSETAIRMEPVTLAPLVDMVVSAHSLPARAKMMHTQVDLQAPACLAEPTLLMNALDNLYSNAVHYGTESGNIYLRSAREGTTVSIEVINTGTAIPDAEKLMIFEPFYQGSHQRKGAVKGSGLGLSLARDSVRKMHGELVLLDTSDGNVCFRIELPAPVLEKNIT is encoded by the coding sequence TTGAAACGCCTCTCTCTTTTCCCACGATCGCTACGGCAACTGGTCACGCTGGCGTTCCTGCTGATCCTGTTACCACTGTTAGTGCTGGCCTGGCAGGCATGGCAGAGCCTGAACATCCTCAGCGCGCAGGCAGAACAGACCAACCGCACCACGCTTATCGACTCACGCCGCAGCGAAGCGATGGCCAGCGTTGCGCTGGATATGGAACGCAGCTACCGACAGTACTGTGTCCTCGACGATCCGACGTTGGCGAAGGTGTATCAAACGCAACGCAAGCGCTATGGCGAGATGCTGGAAGCGCACGCTGGTGTGCTGCCAGATGACGCGCTGTATCAGCGATTACGGCAAAATTTGCAGGAACTGGCGGAGCTTGATTGCACCAACAGCGGCCCGCAAAAAGCGGCAGCGGAAAATCTGGCAGCGTTCTCCACCGCGAACGGTGAACTGGTGCAGGCCACGCGCACCGTGGTCTTTTCACGTGGACAACAGCTTCAGCAGGCGATTGCCGAGCGTGGTCAATTCTTTGGCTGGCAGGCGCTGGTGTTGTTCCTGGTCAGCCTCGTAATGATGTTACTGTTTACCCGCATGATTATCGGCCCGGTGAAGGGCATTGAACGCATGATTAATCGTCTGGGAGAAGGGCAAACGCTTGAGGGCGAGATTATGTTCAGGGGCCCGCGTGAACTGCGTTCGGTGGGGCGGCGTATCGTCTGGCTCAGTGAACGACTGTCATGGCTGGAATCCCAGCGCCACCAGTTCTTGCGCCATCTCTCTCATGAATTGAAAACACCGCTTGCCAGCATGCGCGAAGGCACCGAACTGCTTGCAGATCAGGTGGTTGGACCGCTCAATGCGGAACAAAAAGAGGTGGTCGCGATCCTTGATAGCAGTAGTCGCAATCTGCAAACCCTGATTGAACAGCTACTGGACTACAACCGTAAATTGAGCGAAACCGCCATCCGAATGGAGCCGGTGACGTTAGCGCCGCTGGTAGATATGGTGGTTTCTGCGCACAGCCTACCCGCACGGGCTAAAATGATGCACACGCAGGTAGATTTACAGGCACCTGCTTGCCTGGCGGAACCGACGCTACTGATGAATGCACTGGATAATCTTTATTCGAATGCGGTGCACTATGGCACTGAATCCGGTAACATTTATCTTCGTAGCGCCCGGGAAGGCACCACCGTGTCGATTGAAGTTATCAATACCGGAACCGCCATCCCGGACGCAGAAAAATTAATGATTTTTGAGCCTTTTTATCAGGGTAGCCATCAACGCAAAGGTGCGGTGAAGGGGAGCGGCCTTGGGCTAAGTCTGGCGCGTGACTCTGTGCGCAAAATGCACGGCGAGCTAGTGCTTCTCGATACATCGGACGGCAACGTCTGTTTTCGCATCGAACTCCCAGCCCCTGTGCTCGAAAAAAACATCACATGA
- the glyA gene encoding serine hydroxymethyltransferase → MLKREMNIADYDAELWQAMEQEKVRQEEHIELIASENYTSPRVMQAQGSQLTNKYAEGYPGKRYYGGCEYVDIVEQLAIDRAKELFGADYANVQPHSGSQANFAVYTALLQPGDTVLGMNLAQGGHLTHGSPVNFSGKLYNIVPYGIDESGKIDYEDMAKQAQTHKPKMIIGGFSAYSGVVDWAKMREIADSIGAYLFVDMAHVAGLIAAGVYPNPVPHAHVVTTTTHKTLAGPRGGLILAKDGSEELYKKLNSAVFPSAQGGPLMHVIAAKAVALKEAMEPEFKVYQQQVAKNAKAMVEVFLNRGYKVVSGGTENHLFLLDLVDKNLTGKEADAALGRANITVNKNSVPNDPKSPFVTSGIRIGSPAVTRRGFKEAEVKELAGWMCDVLDNINDEANIERIKAKVLDICARFPVYA, encoded by the coding sequence ATGTTAAAGCGTGAAATGAACATTGCCGATTATGATGCCGAGTTGTGGCAGGCTATGGAGCAAGAAAAAGTACGTCAGGAAGAGCACATTGAACTGATCGCCTCCGAGAACTATACCAGCCCGCGCGTCATGCAGGCGCAGGGATCTCAGCTGACCAACAAGTATGCTGAAGGTTACCCAGGCAAGCGCTACTACGGTGGCTGCGAATACGTTGATATCGTTGAGCAACTGGCCATCGACCGTGCTAAAGAACTGTTTGGCGCAGACTACGCTAACGTGCAGCCGCACTCCGGTTCTCAGGCTAACTTCGCGGTCTACACCGCGCTGCTGCAGCCAGGCGATACCGTTCTGGGTATGAACCTGGCGCAGGGCGGTCACCTGACTCACGGTTCTCCGGTCAACTTCTCCGGCAAACTGTACAACATCGTTCCTTACGGTATTGATGAGTCCGGTAAAATTGACTACGAAGACATGGCGAAGCAGGCACAGACTCACAAACCGAAAATGATCATCGGTGGTTTCTCTGCTTACTCCGGTGTGGTTGACTGGGCAAAAATGCGTGAAATCGCTGACAGCATCGGCGCATACCTGTTCGTTGACATGGCACACGTTGCCGGTCTGATTGCCGCAGGCGTTTACCCGAACCCGGTTCCACACGCTCACGTCGTGACCACAACCACTCACAAAACCCTGGCGGGTCCACGTGGTGGTCTGATCCTGGCGAAAGACGGTAGCGAAGAGCTGTATAAAAAACTGAACTCCGCTGTCTTCCCAAGCGCGCAGGGCGGCCCGCTGATGCACGTGATCGCGGCAAAAGCTGTGGCACTGAAAGAAGCGATGGAACCTGAGTTCAAGGTTTACCAGCAGCAGGTTGCGAAAAACGCCAAAGCGATGGTCGAAGTCTTCCTGAACCGTGGCTACAAAGTGGTTTCTGGCGGTACTGAAAACCACCTGTTCTTGCTGGATCTGGTTGATAAAAACCTGACCGGTAAAGAAGCTGATGCGGCGCTGGGCCGTGCAAACATCACCGTGAACAAAAACAGCGTACCAAACGATCCGAAGAGCCCGTTTGTGACTTCCGGTATCCGTATCGGTTCCCCGGCTGTGACTCGCCGCGGCTTCAAAGAAGCTGAAGTGAAAGAGCTGGCTGGCTGGATGTGTGACGTGCTGGACAACATCAATGATGAAGCCAACATCGAACGCATCAAAGCAAAAGTGCTGGATATCTGCGCTCGCTTCCCGGTTTACGCATAA